The DNA region TTGGGAACGTGCACTACGGTATGTCGTACTTCAATACGGTTGGCTTCGCTGAATGTGAACCGAACTCGACTTTTATCATACAGGAGCAGGAAAAGGTGGGCAAGTTTGTGTGGTGTCATCAGCTATCTGGGCAGAAAACGGTGAGAGTTTCGGGGAATGGCTATGAGCTAGGAGTAAGAAAATTAGGGGGAAAACTGGGAATGCGAACAGCCCCTGGTCCTCAGCAAGATTAGCGAAGGACCAAGGGCGAGCTTTAGGGGGCAGAGAGTTGCTTACCGCTTGATCTGTTCGGACAGGAACCGCTCGGGACCAACTTGGTCGATGGTTCGGAGTCTTGTCTCGAACCAATCAATATGTCCCTCCGTGTCTTCAAGCATGTGTTCCAGCAGGTGCCGTGTGGTGAAATCAGCAACCGTGGTGCAGTGGGCAATGGCCTTTCGAAGCAATTCGACGTCTTCACGCTCAAACTCAAGATCAGCTCGAAAGAGTGCCACGACATCTTTCCCATGCATCACGGATTCAAGACGTTCCATCTCCGGCGTACCATCCAAGTATAAAATGTGCTGGATAAGTCCGGCAGAGTGCTGCATTTCGTCATTTGCTAGATGGCGATAATATTCATGAAGCCGCTCATATCCCCAGTTTTTACAGAGGCCTGCATGAAGCAGGTATTGATGTATGGCCGTCAGCTCGGCGGTGAGCACGTGGCTGAGTTGTTCCACAACCCCTTCTTTGGCTTTCATGGTCTCCCTCAGGACTCGGGTTTAATTTGTTCAGTGAGGTAGTTCTCAAGCCCTACCTGTTTGATGGTTTCTAATTGGGTTTCGATCCAATCAATATGTCCGTCGACATCCTTCGCCATATCCTCCAACATGTGTCGAGTCGTGAAGTCAGTCACCTTTGCGCAGTGAACGATTCCTTCATTCAGCAAGGTCAGCATTTCCTGCTCCGCCTTCAAGTCTAGCTTCAGTTGTTCCGCTACGGTCTCACCAACTTGGACCGTGTTCATTCGCTGTACATTTGGGACCCCCTCCAAATAGAGGATGTGACCGATGAGTTCGTCGGCATCCTTCATTTCATCAATACTTCGTTCTCGTACCTTACGCTGGAGCCGTTCATAGCCCCAGTTCCCGCACATTTTCGCATGGACGAAGTACTGGTTGATGGCCGTCAGGTCTGCGGTCAAAATCTTGTTCAAAATTGTGACAACCCCATCCTTTGCCTTCATGATGAACGCCCTCCTTTTTCCTTTTTATGTCAGCTCCATGACTTTTCTCATTATCAGCACGTCTTGGCGGCATCGTCAACCCAAGAAATAGATCCATTTCGAGTTTGCCTCTCAATGTCGATGAAATGAGTTCTCAGTGCTGTCAGGGGGTGCTGACCAGTGCGCATTCCCTGGTTTGTGCAGTGTCCCTATGTGGGTTGAATGGAAGTGCCGTGATGGGGAGGGGTGAGTGAAGTTTGCCATGGACCGCATATTGACGAGCAAACTCCCTGGTGACGCAGATTTCAGGGGATGCGATCGAGTACTTGAAAGAATCGCTTGCGGGGTGGTACATTTTTCAGATTCAAATTGTCTGAACTATTTCATAATTGAAGTCATGATGAAGCAAATAACATGTGTTGATGTCCTTCTTTTTATCCTTGCGATCGCAGGAGTCTTCAGTCCGAGGCTTGTCGCAGCGCACGGCAATGTATCCATTGAGGAGGATATCTGCGTGCGCAAGGTTGGTGGGAATATGGTGCACTTAAGCGCCTATCAACCACAGATTGAGCCGAAGGCTGAGTACTGTACGGACATTCCAGATGTCGGTGATACCTTCCTGGTAGTGGATCTTGTTGACCCTGGATTGCGTACACTCCCTGTCGGCGTCAAGATCATTCGTGGAGTCAATGAAAACGATCAAGATGAAGCTAAGACTGTCGCGTATTGGAAGCCGGTCTCCCATCCGGATGGGATTCTCCGGGGAGAAGCACGGCTGGAGAAGGGCCTCTATAAATTGATTATCACGGCAGAAGGCCTGAGTCCTTCGGCATATTTGCTCCGAGTACAACAGGTCGACTACTCGAAGCTCGGACGTTCGGCGCTCGGACCACTGGCGTTGTTGCTGGTGCTTGGTGTGGTAGGGTACGAGCTCTCCAAGTCGAGCCGAGTGCGAAATTGGTGGGCCTCTCGCCGGCGTTCGTGAGGCGCTAGGCCAGTCAGGACGGTATTGATGCAGTCACTTCACTTTTCCACAGAGGGATCATTTATGAGGTCTTTCGTCTATCTCAAGCTAACAGTTGCATGTGTGGTATGTGCCCTGAGCGTCTTCGTCTCTACGCAGGTCTATGCTCACGGCGGACTGTCCATGGCTGAAGACATGTGTAAACTCACGGTCGGTCCGTACATGATGCATTTTAGTGGGTATCAGCCTGAAAATACGCAGCAGAAGCAATTCTGTGAGGATATTCCTGCAACTGGGCACACGATTGTCGTCCTTGACTACATTGAACAAGAACTTCGCACTCTTCCCGCTGAAGTCCGGATTATCAAAGATACCGGGTCGGAGGACAATCTTGAGGCCAATACCGTTTTTCATCTTCCGCCTAAAGTCTACGCCAATGGTTCCATTGATTTTAACCATACATTTGAGCAGCCGGGGAAATTTGTTGGCATCGTGACGGTAGGGGAAAAGGGAGAACATATTTCAAAATTTCCGTTCTCGGTCGGAGAGCCGAAATTCTTTTCAAAATTCTTGAATATTTATATGGTGCCTGTGCTCGCGGTGGTCATTGTCGGGGCTATCGTCTTTTTCATGCGGGATCGTGGGAAGCCGTCACAGATTGCGACTTCCTAACACGGGTGGCGTCGAGGAAAGTTGTGAGCGCTGAGTTGTAAGGAAAGAAGAGAAAGAAGAGGTTGTACGATGTTCTCTCGCGTTCTGGTTCCTAAATGGATCTGTTGTCTGTTCCTGCTGGTTGCAGCGCCGTTTCCGGCGATGGCCCAGCACGGACATGAGTTAGCAGCCGATACCTGTGTTCTCCAGGTTGGTCCCTATAAGATGTATTTCCATAGCTATTTGCCGGATATGTACTATGACCGACAGTTTTGTCAGGAACTTCCCGCCGCCGGAAATGCGGTGTTGGTCCTGGACTTTGTGGAGCATGAGCTTCGTTCTGTTCCGGTTGAAGTGAGAGTGATGAGCGACACAGGTTCAGAAGGGAACCTTGAATCTTCGACGATTGCCCATCTTCCGGCCAAGGTCTACCCAACCGGCTCGATCGATGTGAAGTACAACTTTGACAAGCCGGGGAAGTTCGTTGGTCTTGTCTCGGTCGGTGAAAAACAGGAACATGTTGCTCGGTTTCCATTTTCCGTCGGCGAAACAGGCGCCGTTTCACATCTGATGCACTACATCACGGTCTTTATACCGGTCCTGGTCGGTCTCGTTGTGGCGGTGTATTATACCTTTCGCGACCGTCGGAAGCCTTCGCAAGCCAGTACAACCTAGGCTATATCTGATACAGAACCCTACGATCCGAATGACTCATGAGGCCAAACTTTCTTCGGAACCGAAATGGAACAGGTGGAGGGTGGATGGTCACATCGCTGGATAAGTGTACGGCTCTACGGGTCTCTTTGTCTCTGATGGTTGTGTTGGCTTTGGGAATGCCTGCAGCCTCAGCACTGGCCCATTCAATGTTGGTGAAGGCAGAGCCGCCGCAGCGGGCGGTCCTTACCAAGTCACCGAGTCAAGTGCGTTTGTGGTTCAATGAGCAGATTGAGGGAGATTACGCGTCGTTGGTTGTGCTGGACGACAAGAGCCAGTCAATCACCGAGGTGAAGCCGACTCTCGCACCTGATGATCCCAAATCGATCATCCTGCCGTTGCCGGAGCTGGTACCGGGAAAATACTCCATCAAGTTTCGCGTCCTCTCGGTGGATGGGCATGTCGTCGAATCGTCTTTCGGCTTCACGGTGAAGGGCGAAGCACAAAAGAAATGATCGAGTTTGTTGGTGCGCTGTTTCGTGGTCTGCAGCTCGTTTCCTCTATGCTGCTGATCGGTGGATGTGTATTTTTGGCCATAGCCGGGCAGCAGGCCTCTACGTCTGGGTCTCTCTGGCAGACTCGTCTGGTTAAGACCTTCCCTTGGTTGGGCGTTACCCTTCTCGTCGGCTTAGTAGGTCTCCTTGCCACCGCAACGGCTCAAGCGACCGGAATTCCCGACAATGCGTGGGCTTTTCAAGCCTGGATGGATTTCTTGCAGAAGACGCGGATCGGATTTATTTGGATCCTGCGCGCGGCGAGTGCTCTCGCCGTCCTCCTGGTCGTTCTGTATCTTCGGATTTCACCCCCTGCCCAATGGCAATACATCATGGGCGCAGTTGTCGCGGCGCTGCCCCTGACCCTGGGTTCTCTCGCAAGTCATTCCGCAGCCGAAGAGCAGGCAGTCTTCGCCACGGTGACCTATGCTCTGCATCTCATCGTCGCCAGTATCTGGTTTGGCGGGCTTCCTGGTGTGATCCTCGTTGTGTCTACTACGGCGACCAGCCCGGCGAACGAACGATCTCGTGTCAGTGAGGTGTTGAACAGATTTTCAGCATTAGCCTTGTACACGATGATTGCCATTGTCGTATCCGGTCTTGTCGTGGCCAGTCGTATGATCGACACCAACTACGCTGGATTGGTTGCAACAACCTACGGATGGCTACTTATCGCGAAGTTGACGTTACTGGCGATCATTCTTTTGATCGCCTCCCGAGCCCGCTCTGTATGGGTGCCGTCCCTTCTGAAAAGTCCTGAGATGGCAACTGAGGCCGGGCAAAGGCTCAGAAAATGGGTCGCTGTTGAGTTTGGTCTGGCCATTGTGCTCGTCGTGGTCGCAACGGTGTTGGCCAATGCCGTACCGGCCAAGCACGATGTCATCGATAATTGGCCGTATCCGTTCCGATTCTCGATCGACGCCAATTGGGTAGATCCGCTTGTGCGTACGATCGTATTGACTGGTCTCGTATTTCTTATCACGGCTGGGATCACGATTATCCTTGGTCGCAAGAAGCAGTGGGCAACCTCATGGCGAATTGCTGTTCCGACAATGCTAGGGATCCTTGGCCTTGGCGCAACGCTCTATCCGCTTTCTGTACAATCGTACCCGGAAACCTACAGAAAGACCCCGGTTCCGTTTGATGCAATTTCGATTGCCAATGGCGTGGACCTTTTTGCGGCGAACTGTATCCCTTGTCATGGACCTCAGGCCAAAGGAAATGGGGTATTGGCAAAAGCGTTACCGAAGCAACCGGTTGACCTGCTCACGGAACCGCACACTGCTATGCATACGGCAGGCGATTTTTTCCATTGGCTCACCTATGGACGATTCAATGGAGTGATGCCGGCCTTCGGAGAGAAGTTTTCCGAAGAAGAACGTTGGGATCTCTTGAATTTCCTGCATGCGAATTCACGAGGGTATCAATCGAGAATCATTACTCCTCGCATTTTGCCCGAACAGCCTTTCTTGGCGACACCGAACTTTTCGTATGCTGCGCATGATGGTTCGAGTGGTACTCTGAAAGATTTTCGTGGCAAGCGAAACTTACTGCTGGTTCTCTTTTCCTGGCCAGAGTCGCGAGAGCGGTTCGATCGACTTCGTTCTGCTTCCGCTGAGATTGTAAGGAATAATACATCCATTTTAGCTGTCCCTATGGCCGACTTGTCGCCCGATGATCTGGCCGCGGTCGTGCGGGATACGTCATTC from Nitrospira sp. includes:
- the bfr gene encoding bacterioferritin, which translates into the protein MKAKEGVVEQLSHVLTAELTAIHQYLLHAGLCKNWGYERLHEYYRHLANDEMQHSAGLIQHILYLDGTPEMERLESVMHGKDVVALFRADLEFEREDVELLRKAIAHCTTVADFTTRHLLEHMLEDTEGHIDWFETRLRTIDQVGPERFLSEQIKR
- the bfr gene encoding bacterioferritin; this encodes MKAKDGVVTILNKILTADLTAINQYFVHAKMCGNWGYERLQRKVRERSIDEMKDADELIGHILYLEGVPNVQRMNTVQVGETVAEQLKLDLKAEQEMLTLLNEGIVHCAKVTDFTTRHMLEDMAKDVDGHIDWIETQLETIKQVGLENYLTEQIKPES
- a CDS encoding copper resistance protein CopC; this translates as MVTSLDKCTALRVSLSLMVVLALGMPAASALAHSMLVKAEPPQRAVLTKSPSQVRLWFNEQIEGDYASLVVLDDKSQSITEVKPTLAPDDPKSIILPLPELVPGKYSIKFRVLSVDGHVVESSFGFTVKGEAQKK
- a CDS encoding CopD family protein, yielding MIEFVGALFRGLQLVSSMLLIGGCVFLAIAGQQASTSGSLWQTRLVKTFPWLGVTLLVGLVGLLATATAQATGIPDNAWAFQAWMDFLQKTRIGFIWILRAASALAVLLVVLYLRISPPAQWQYIMGAVVAALPLTLGSLASHSAAEEQAVFATVTYALHLIVASIWFGGLPGVILVVSTTATSPANERSRVSEVLNRFSALALYTMIAIVVSGLVVASRMIDTNYAGLVATTYGWLLIAKLTLLAIILLIASRARSVWVPSLLKSPEMATEAGQRLRKWVAVEFGLAIVLVVVATVLANAVPAKHDVIDNWPYPFRFSIDANWVDPLVRTIVLTGLVFLITAGITIILGRKKQWATSWRIAVPTMLGILGLGATLYPLSVQSYPETYRKTPVPFDAISIANGVDLFAANCIPCHGPQAKGNGVLAKALPKQPVDLLTEPHTAMHTAGDFFHWLTYGRFNGVMPAFGEKFSEEERWDLLNFLHANSRGYQSRIITPRILPEQPFLATPNFSYAAHDGSSGTLKDFRGKRNLLLVLFSWPESRERFDRLRSASAEIVRNNTSILAVPMADLSPDDLAAVVRDTSFPIVTQGAREISGSYALFRRTLSIPDLFGEGTRPKHMEFLFDRFGYLRARWIPQGDGAGWTDITLLTQQVTQLNQEREILPPPGDHVH